In Ruminococcaceae bacterium KH2T8, the sequence ATACCCATGAGCTCGGCACCTGCCTGAGTGAACTCACTCTGCTTACCGCCGCCCGTCTGGTTAAAGCGATACATATTCTCGATATATGAAAGCCTTAACGGGAATCTGTCCTTTGCAAGTGTAGCAGCATATCTTGCTGCGGGGATGGTGCCGTCATATCTGGCACAGAGCAGTCTTCCCTTGGAATCCGTAAGCTTATAAAGATCCTCTTCTTTTACAAGATCCGTCTTTGTATAGATATCGCAATATTCGTAGCCGGGTGTCTCTATCTCTTCGTATCCATGGAGGGAGAACAACCTTCTTAATTTACTTTCGGCATCCTTCTTGAATGCGCATACGCTCGGCAAAGTGTCGTTAAAGCCGTCGGGCGTGTAGAACTTGTTGCTCATCTTTTTTACCTCCTGATATTATTGTCTTACAAGCAACACTTTAGTCAACTAAAGTATCGACTATCAGATTATATCGGGAGACAGTATAAAAGTCAAACGCCTTATTTATGGTATTTCTCACCACTTGCGATCTTAAAACCCCTGTAAATCTGTTCAAGGAGTATAAGTCTCGTCATCTGATGGGTGAGTGTTATATTGCCGAGGCATATCCTTCTTTGTGCCCTCTTTACTACTTCGGGAGCAAGACCGTTGCTTCCTCCGATCACTACGGTCACGGAAGATCCGCCTCTTTCCATATCTTCTACGAGAGCTTTCGAGATCTCTTCAGACGTCATGAGCTTACCATGAAGGTCCATGACCCATACGACTTCTGTTTCCTTTATGCGCGAAAGTATGAGCTCGCCTTCTTTAGCCAGCGCTGCGTCTACGGGAAGTGAGTCGGGGCTGTCCTGGACTTCAACGATCTCAACGGAACAATACTTCGACAGGCGCTTTTTGTACTCGTCGATGCCGCCTGTGAGCCACTTCTCTTTGATCTTTCCGGGAGCTATGACCTTGAGCTTCAAATCTCTATGCCTTTCGTGGGTTCGTATCTGTTCGCGACTGCGATATTATAGTTGACGCTCTGCTCGAGCTGATATCTTCTTAAATATTCGGTCACCGTGA encodes:
- a CDS encoding 23S rRNA (pseudouridine1915-N3)-methyltransferase gives rise to the protein MKLKVIAPGKIKEKWLTGGIDEYKKRLSKYCSVEIVEVQDSPDSLPVDAALAKEGELILSRIKETEVVWVMDLHGKLMTSEEISKALVEDMERGGSSVTVVIGGSNGLAPEVVKRAQRRICLGNITLTHQMTRLILLEQIYRGFKIASGEKYHK